A region of the Pseudomonas sp. A34-9 genome:
GGGATAACCATGTGATTGTCGGCTGGCAAGCGGTGGGCGTCGGAGTTTCCGAGTTGTCGACAGCGTTCGCGCAAAGCCTGGAAATGGGCGCGCGGCTGGAAGACATCGGCGGCACCATTCATGCGCATCCGACCCTGGGTGAAGCGGTGCAGGAAGCGGCGCTGCGTGCTTTGGGGCATGCGTTGCACCTGTAAGTGGTGGTAGCAACACCGGCCCCTTCGCGAGCAGGCTCGCTCCCACATTTGGAATGCATTTCCCTGTGGGAGCGAGCCTGCTCGCGAATTCTTGAGGTCTACACGAATTATCTGCCTGTCTTCCGATAGTCCGGGCTGCGAAACCGCTCAAGAATGAAGTATTGTTGTGCCCATCCAAAAAACGTCAGAAGCCTTGAACCGTTTCGACGGTTGTTCAGTGATAGAGGGTGTCATGGGTAACGAAAGCATCAATTGGGACAAGCTGGGTTTTGACTACATCAAGACCGACAAACGCTATCTGTCGTACTTTCGCGATGGCGAGTGGGACAAAGGCACCCTGACCGAAGATAACGTGCTGCACATCAGCGAAGGCTCGACTGCCCTTCACTATGGCCAGCAATGCTTCGAAGGCATGAAGGCCTATCGTTGCAAGGACGGCTCGATCAACCTGTTCCGCCCGGACCAGAACGCCCTGCGCATGCAGCGCAGCTGCGCACGTCTGCTGATGCCGACGGTCGACACCGAGCAGTTCATCGAAGCCTGTAAAGAAGTGGTTCGTGCCAACGAGCGCTTCATTCCGCCATACGGCACCGGCGGCGCGCTGTACCTGCGTCCGTTCGTGATCGGCGTGGGTGACAACATCGGCGTGCGCACGGCTCCCGAGTTCATCTTCTCGATCTTCTGCATTCCGGTCGGTGCCTATTTCAAGGGCGGCCTGACCCCGCACAACTTCCAGATCTCCAGCTACGACCGCGCTGCCCCACAAGGCACCGGCGCAGCCAAGGTCGGCGGCAACTACGCCGCCAGCCTGATGCCGGGCTCGAAAGCGAAGAAAGCCAACTTCGCCGACGCGATCTACCTGGACCCGATGACCCACACCAAAATCGAAGAAGTCGGTTCGGCCAACTTCTTCGGGATCACCCACGACAACAAGTTCGTCACCCCGAACTCGCCGTCCGTGCTGCCAGGCATCACCCGCCTGTCGCTGATCGAACTGGCGAAATCGCGTCTGGGCCTGGAAGTGGTTGAAGGCGACGTGCTGATCGACAAGCTGTCGGACTTCAAGGAAGCCGGCGCCTGCGGCACTGCTGCGGTGATCACCCCGATCGGTGGCATCAGCTACAACGACCATCTGCACGTGTTCCACAGCGAAACCGAAGTCGGCCCGGTGACCCAAAAGCTCTACAAAGAGCTGACTGGCGTGCAGACCGGCGACATCGAAGCGCCAGCGGGCTGGATCGTCAAGGTTTGATCTGACGGCCGTTGATGCACAAAAGCCCCCATCGAGTGATCGATGGGGGCTTTTTCATGGCCGCTGTTTGTGCAACCACTCGATGAACACGCTGGCAGGCGCCGACGTCTGTGGCGCCACAGCGTAGTAATAGCGCGGCAGTGGCATGCGCAAGTCAGGCAACGGGCAGATCAACCGACTGCTCGACAAATGCGTGCCCAGCAACGTGGTCGGACACAGCGCCAGCCCCTCGCCCGCCACCGCTGCTTCCAGCACCCGGTGCATGTAATCGAATTGCCGGATCACCTGCGTGGTACTTTGACTCTGCCCGAAGTGCATGGCCCAGTGGTGCCAGTCTTCGCGACGCGCCCTGACGGTCAGCAAGGTATGCGCGCTGAGGCCTGCAAGGCTCGTCAGCGGCAGCCGTTCAATCAATCCAGGCGCCGCGACCAGGACCAATTCATCCTCGAACAACGCGTGCGCCTCGAGCGTCGGCGCCCAGTCGTCGCGTCCACGACGGATGACAATGTCGAAATCATCGCGGGCCGGATCCGGCGATTGCGTTTGCGTGATGACCTGGGCGTCGATATGCGGATGCTGCGCGGCGAAGTCCGCCAATCGAGGCGTCAGCCATAGCTGTGCGAAGGACGGCCGAACATTGATGTTGATCGTCGGTCGCGCCGCCTGCTGTTTCAACTCGGCAGCGGCGTCGGCAATCTGCGCCAGACCGGCGCTGACTTGCTGATAAAAACGCTGACCGGCCGGCGTCAACAGCAACTGCCTGATACGCCGCTCAAACAACAGAACACCCAAGTGCTCTTCGAGCAATTTGACGTGGCGGCTGACCGCACTGTGGCTGACATGCAGTTCTTCGGCCGCCAGGCTAAAGCTCTGGTGACGCGCGGCCACAACGAAGGCACGAACCGCGTTAAGCGGAGGGAGTGGTTTTTTCATGCGTCTAATTTAGTCACATGTCCGTTGCATTTAAAGCGTTTGTCAGCGCTTTTTCGTCACGCCAATCTGCCTGCACGCAGACACGCGATTCGACGGAGCAACACCATGCACAGCTACGGACTCTTTGTCTTGTTCGCCACCCTGACCATTTTAAGCCCCGGTCCCGGTGTGATCCTGACGCTTTCCAATGCCGTGCGCCTGGGCTGGACCGGCGCTGTACCGGGGATTCTGGGGATCGCCTCGGGGGCTTTCGTGGTTGCTGCCGTCAGTGCCACCAGCGTCGGCCTGATCCTCAGCACCTCGGCGATGGCCTTCAGCGTGCTGAAATACGCTGGGGCTGCCTACCTGATGTACCTCGGTTTCAAGAGTTGGCGTTCGGACCGTTTCCGCACCCTGCAAGCGGTTCGCCCTTCACGTGCGGGCTACCGTTTCCTGGAAGCAGCGTCTTTGCAGTTTCTCAATCCCAAAGCCATCTTCTTCTTTCTGGCGGTGTTCCCGCAGTTCATCGACACGGAACAGGCCTTTTACCCGCAGTTCTTCAAACTGGTGACGTCTTACGCGGTACTGGTGATTGTGGTGCATGGCAGCTACGCCCTGCTTGCCAATGCCGCCAAAGGTTGGCTGTCGAGCCCGAAAGGATCGTGGCTGACGGCAAAAATCTCGGGCGTGACGTTTGCCGGTTTCGGTGTCCTGATGGCTTCGGCAACTCGCTGAGCTGACGACTGCACCCAGACTATTTCAATGCGATGCGCTTGCCCGCACGCGAGGCGATTCCGCTCGCCTGACCATTCTGCTGCTTGCCCATCCGCGCTTGAGTGATCAATCCGGGAATCAGCTCACCTTCCGGCAGGTTCTTCCAGAACCGCGCCGGCAAATGCCCCTGCATGACCTTCGGGTTCAACCGCGCCGGGTTGAAGATGTGGCTGTAATAGGTCAGCCACAGATCACCATGAGGATCGTCGACGTTCTGTGCCAGTTGCTGCCATTCCTGCGGGCATTGGCGCTGATGAATCAGTTGCTCGCCATCGTAGTAGACCCCGTCACGCGGGGTGGCGATCAACCAGCGATGGCGGCCCATCCGCCCGATGAAATGCTCGCTGGCACTGTGCAGGATGTCGTGGGCCGGCTCGTGCCACGCCACGTACTGCGGACCCGCGCTGGCTGACGGGCGTTCGATGAAACGTACAAACGCGTGCAGATGGTGGGCTTCCCGATGCACTTGTTTGATCCGTCGTTGCAGTTCGCTGCCGAGTTTGTCCCCGGCCATCATCGCGGTACGGTCGCCGTGGCTAACGCGCCACAACACCTCATACAAGAGGCTCCAGCGTTGATCGCCGCGATAGCGCGAGGCTTGTTCCAGCGTGTCGAGCAGTGCACGCGGAATACGCGCCTGAAACGGCCCCTGCCCTTCTGGCACCGGATCATCATTGGCAAACAGGTCACCCACGCCTTGCGCAGCCCAGCTCACCAGACTTGGATCGACTTCATGGCTCAGCAGCCAGCGCGCCTGATGGCGCCAGGTGTCGAACAGATCGTCGCAATCGAGATTGATCATCCCCACAGCCCCATCTGCTGCGGCATCGGCCGGTCGCGCAATTGCTGATAGAGCAAATGGCTGGTGACCTCGGCCTGCTGCGGGTGGTAGTCGCTGGTGATGATGAATGGCTTGGCCTTGGCCAGCACGCAACGCATGCGCGCGACATCTTCGTAACGAATGCGCCGCTGGCGGCGCAGCTCCAACAATCGCTCGGTGGTGCGCAAACCGATGCCGGGAATACGCGCGATCAAGGAGGCTTCGGCACGGTTCAGATCCAGCGGGAACACCTCACGATTCTGCAACGCCCAAGCCAGTTTCGGGTCGATGTCCAGCGCCAGATTACCCGGCCCTTTGAGCAACTCGTCGGCGCTGTAGCCGTAACTGCGCAGGAGAAAATCGGCCTGATACAAACGATGCTCGCGCATCAGCGGCGGCGCGGCCAGTGGCACGCTTTTCGGGCTGTCGGGGATCGGGCTGAAGGCCGAGTAATAAACCCGACGCAGGCGGAAATTGCCGTACAAGGCCTGGGCGCTGTGGAGAATGGTGCTGTCGTCGGTGTCGTCGGCGCCGACAATCAATTGCGTGCTCTGCCCGGCCGGGGCAAATTTCGCCGAGCGCGGTTCGTTCAAAACGGTCTGCACGCCGGTGTAGATGGTGTTCATCGCCTGCTTGATCGATGTGATGTCTTTCTCCGGCGCCAGCACTTGCAGGCTGGCATCGGTCGGCAGTTCGATGTTGACGCTCAGGCGATCGGCGTAGCGCCCCGCCTCCTCGATCAATGCCGGATCGGCTTCGGGAATGGTCTTGAGATGGATGTAACCGCGAAACTCATGCTCTTCGCGCAGCAGCTTCGCCACCCGCACCAGTTGCTCCATGGTGTAGTCCGCCGAGCGGATGATGCCGGAGCTGAGAAACAGCCCGCTGACGCAGTTGCGCCGGTAGAAATCCATGGTCAGCGCCACGACTTCTTCGGGGGTGAAACGGGCACGCGGGACATCGCTGGAGCGGCGGTTGACGCAGTACTGGCAATCATAAAGGCAGAAGTTGGTCAGCAGAATCTTCAGCAACGACACGCAGCGCCCGTCCGGCGTGTAGCTGTGGCAGATGCCCATGCCGTCGGTCGAACCCAGCCCGCTCTTGCCTTCGGAGCTGCGCTTGGGCGCGCCGCTGCTCGCGCAGGAGGCGTCGTACTTGGCGGCGTCGGCGAGGATGCTCAGCTTGTCGATGATTTGCATGGCGCGAACTCTATACTGTTTGCATATACAGTATAGAGTCGACAGCGGTGATACAAGGTGGCAGATGCGCCCCTCGTCGGTCAGAAGCGCAAAATCAAAAGATCGCAGCCTTCGGCAGCTCTTACCGGTATTCGGTACGGTCGGAATTTATCGGGTGGGCACGCATTGGCGCAGGCTGCGATTTTTTGATCTGCCCGTCTACCGGCCATTCAACGCCAAACCGCGCACCGATCTCCTTGCGCCCCAGCGCCGTCAACGCCAGTGCCCGACTATCCAGATCCTGTGTCACCCACTTGCGCTTCAACGCCGTTTGCAACAGCGCCGCGCCCAGCGAGCCGCCGAGATGCGGCCGGCGCATGCTCCAGTCCAGGCACGGGCAGGCAAACTTGCGGCGCAGAGTCGTCAAGTCCTGCACTTCGATGTTCAGCCCGAGGAACATCGCCGCGCCACTGTCGCTCAAGCGATACGCCTGCTCGTCGGTTTGCACCAGCCAACCGGCCTCGAGCAAACGGTCGTGCAGTAACACCGCCAGCGTTCCGGCCATGTGGTCATAGCAGGTGCGCGCGAATTGCAGGCGATCCGGGGTGTGCGCCTTGAACGTCGGCGCCGCATTCTGGCCAATCACCATCAGCGCCTCCAGCGCTTGCGCGACCCGCTGATCAGCGAGGCTGTAATAACGATGGCGGCCCTGCACATGCAGGCGCACCAGGGCCAGATCCTTGAGTTTCGCCAGGTGCACACTGGCGGTGGAGGCGCTGACCTCGGCGATCGTCGCCAACTCGGTGCTGGTGCGGGCGTGGCCGTCCATCAGCGAGCAGAGGATTTTCGTCCGCGCCGGCTCGGCGATGGCGGCGGCCACCTGCGATACGCCGATGTCTTGATGTTCTGCGTGCATAGTTCGCTCCCGGACGAATCATCGTCGTTGCGCAGTGGAGATAGTAGCAACACTTTCCCCGTCGACAAGGATGCAAACCATGAACCCGATCAGCGCCGCAACGCATGTCGATCCTTATCCCTACTACGCCGAACTGCGCGCAGGAGGTGGACTGTCGTTTCATCCGGATCTGAAACTGTGGGTCGCCAGTAGCGCCCGGGCGGTGTGTGCGGTGTTGGCCCACGCCGACTGCCGGGTGCGTCCGGCACGGGAGCCAGTGCCCAAGGCGATTGCCGCAAGCATGGCCGGCAAAGTCTTTGGCCAGTTGATGCGCATGAATGACGGTGAGCGCCAGCGCTGCCCGCGTTCTGCGATTGAGCCTGAGTTGGCCGCGCTCGACCTTGATGCCGTCGACAGACTGGTCGCCGCGCGGCTGATCACAGCGGACGCCGACGGTGTGTACAAGGCAATGTTTCGTGGCCCGGTGTGCGTGGTCGCGGCGCTTTTGGGATTCACCCCGGCGCAGGCGCGGGTGGTCAGTGAACTGACGGCGGACTTCGTTGCCTGTCTGTCGCCGTTGAGCAATGACCTGCAATTGGCCGCGGCAAATGTAGCGGCCGAACAACTGCGCGGCAACTTCATCGAACTGCTCGCCGAACCCGCCAGCGACTTGCTCAGCGCAATCCAGCAGCGCTTTGTCGGCGATGAGGAAACCCTGATCGCCAACCTGATCGGCCTCTGCTCGCAGACGTTCGAAGCCTGCGCCGGACTGATCGGCAATACGCTGTTGGCGCTACGTCGTCAGCCGGCACTGCGCGGCGAATCCATCGACGCACTGCTCAGCGAAGTGCAGCGCTTCGACCCGCCCGTGCAGAACACCCGGCGCTTTGTCGCCACGCCGTGCGAGATTGCCGGTGTACGTGTCGAAGCAGGCGATGTGATTCTGCTTTTGTTGGCCGCGGCCAATCGTGATCCGGCGCTTAACGAACGGCCGGAGGAGTTTCTGCTGAATCGCGAGAACCGCCGCAGTTTCAGTTTCGGCAGTGGTCGGCATCAGTGTCCGGGGCAAGCGTTGGCGCTGAGTATTGCCGGGGCTACGGTCCGGGAAATACTCGCAAACGGCATCGATCTGAATCACCTGAACTGGCACTACCGGCCTTCGCTCAATGGGCGCGTTCCAATGTTTAGCGATGTCGGCGCCTGAAACTCCGCATTCGCGAGCAGGCTCGCTCCCACAAGGTTACGAGGTGTACACACTGTTGAAATCACCTTGGAAACTGTGGGAGCGAGCCTGCTCGCGAAGAGGCCAGCCCAATCACTGCAAAATATGGCTCAAACCGCCCACTGCAAAATCAGCCAGCTATTAGCGCCACTGATCACCACGAACAACCCCCAGGCCAGCACCCGGGTTGGCCAGCGATTCACAAACGGCCCCATCAGTTGCTCGTCGTTGGTCATGCGGATCAATGGGAACAAGGCAAATGGCAATTGCAGACTCAACACCACCTGACTCAACACCAGCAACTTGCCGATCGCGTTATCGCCCATCAGCCACACGCCGATAAACGCCGGAATCAACGCCAGTCCGCGAGTAATCAAGCGCCGCTGCCAGCAGGGGATACGCAGGTTCAGATAACCCTCCATGATCACCTGCCCGGCGATGGTGCCGGTGAAGGTCGAGCTCTGCCCCGACGCCAGTAGCGCGACGCCGAACAGCACACTGGCCAGCGCGCCGCCCACCAGCGGGTCAAGCAAGTGGTAGGCGTCCTGAATGTCCACCACGTCAGTGTGCCCGGACTGGTGGAACGCTGCCGCCGCAAGAATCAGGATCGCCGCGTTGACCAGTAACGCCAGCGCCAGCGAACCGATGGTGTCGATGCGTGCCAGCTTCACCGCATCCTGCTTGCTTGCCAGATCCTTGCCGATCATCCGCGTCTGCACGATCGAGGTGTGCAGATAGAGGTTATGCGGCATCACCGTAGCGCCGAGAATACCGATCGCCAGGTACAGCGGCGCCGCCTCGCCAATCGCCGCCAGCGACGGTTTGAAACCCTGGGCGACGTCCGGCCAGTACGGTTTGATCAGCAGCAGTTCAACGAAGAAACACACGCCGATGGTCGCGACCAGCACCAACATGATCGCTTCCAGCCTGCGAAAGCCGCGATTCTGCAGGGCCAGCACCAGCAAGGTGTCGAACGCCGTCAAGGCAATGCCGAAGGTCAGCGAACAACCGAGCAGCAAGTGAAAGGCCAGTGCACAACCGAGCACTTCGGCCAGATCGGTGGCGATGATCGAGATTTCTGCCAGCACCCACTGCAGCCGTGCAGTTGGCGTGCTGTAGCGCTCGCGGGACAATTGCGCCAAATCGCGCCCGGTGGCGATGCCCAGCCGCGAACACAGACATTGCACGACCATGCCGGCCAGACTCGCCAACAACACCACAAACAACAGGCTGTAGCCAAAGCGCGATCCGGCCTCGATGGCGGTGGCCCAGTTGCCCGGATCCATGTAACCGATAGACACCAGCAACCCGGGGCCGGCGAAACGCAGCACGCGTTTGAAGAACGAGGCATTGGGATCTACCGCGACACTGCCGGCCACTTCCGGCGGGCAAAACGGCGCGGTGGCGATTTTGGGCAAGCTGAATTTCACGCACACATCCAGAAACAAGTCGGAAAGACGCAGCTTAGACGTTTCAGCCGAAG
Encoded here:
- a CDS encoding branched-chain amino acid aminotransferase, with the translated sequence MGNESINWDKLGFDYIKTDKRYLSYFRDGEWDKGTLTEDNVLHISEGSTALHYGQQCFEGMKAYRCKDGSINLFRPDQNALRMQRSCARLLMPTVDTEQFIEACKEVVRANERFIPPYGTGGALYLRPFVIGVGDNIGVRTAPEFIFSIFCIPVGAYFKGGLTPHNFQISSYDRAAPQGTGAAKVGGNYAASLMPGSKAKKANFADAIYLDPMTHTKIEEVGSANFFGITHDNKFVTPNSPSVLPGITRLSLIELAKSRLGLEVVEGDVLIDKLSDFKEAGACGTAAVITPIGGISYNDHLHVFHSETEVGPVTQKLYKELTGVQTGDIEAPAGWIVKV
- a CDS encoding LysR substrate-binding domain-containing protein, which produces MKKPLPPLNAVRAFVVAARHQSFSLAAEELHVSHSAVSRHVKLLEEHLGVLLFERRIRQLLLTPAGQRFYQQVSAGLAQIADAAAELKQQAARPTININVRPSFAQLWLTPRLADFAAQHPHIDAQVITQTQSPDPARDDFDIVIRRGRDDWAPTLEAHALFEDELVLVAAPGLIERLPLTSLAGLSAHTLLTVRARREDWHHWAMHFGQSQSTTQVIRQFDYMHRVLEAAVAGEGLALCPTTLLGTHLSSSRLICPLPDLRMPLPRYYYAVAPQTSAPASVFIEWLHKQRP
- a CDS encoding LysE family translocator; the protein is MHSYGLFVLFATLTILSPGPGVILTLSNAVRLGWTGAVPGILGIASGAFVVAAVSATSVGLILSTSAMAFSVLKYAGAAYLMYLGFKSWRSDRFRTLQAVRPSRAGYRFLEAASLQFLNPKAIFFFLAVFPQFIDTEQAFYPQFFKLVTSYAVLVIVVHGSYALLANAAKGWLSSPKGSWLTAKISGVTFAGFGVLMASATR
- a CDS encoding TIGR03915 family putative DNA repair protein, translating into MINLDCDDLFDTWRHQARWLLSHEVDPSLVSWAAQGVGDLFANDDPVPEGQGPFQARIPRALLDTLEQASRYRGDQRWSLLYEVLWRVSHGDRTAMMAGDKLGSELQRRIKQVHREAHHLHAFVRFIERPSASAGPQYVAWHEPAHDILHSASEHFIGRMGRHRWLIATPRDGVYYDGEQLIHQRQCPQEWQQLAQNVDDPHGDLWLTYYSHIFNPARLNPKVMQGHLPARFWKNLPEGELIPGLITQARMGKQQNGQASGIASRAGKRIALK
- a CDS encoding putative DNA modification/repair radical SAM protein translates to MQIIDKLSILADAAKYDASCASSGAPKRSSEGKSGLGSTDGMGICHSYTPDGRCVSLLKILLTNFCLYDCQYCVNRRSSDVPRARFTPEEVVALTMDFYRRNCVSGLFLSSGIIRSADYTMEQLVRVAKLLREEHEFRGYIHLKTIPEADPALIEEAGRYADRLSVNIELPTDASLQVLAPEKDITSIKQAMNTIYTGVQTVLNEPRSAKFAPAGQSTQLIVGADDTDDSTILHSAQALYGNFRLRRVYYSAFSPIPDSPKSVPLAAPPLMREHRLYQADFLLRSYGYSADELLKGPGNLALDIDPKLAWALQNREVFPLDLNRAEASLIARIPGIGLRTTERLLELRRQRRIRYEDVARMRCVLAKAKPFIITSDYHPQQAEVTSHLLYQQLRDRPMPQQMGLWG
- a CDS encoding helix-turn-helix transcriptional regulator, which codes for MHAEHQDIGVSQVAAAIAEPARTKILCSLMDGHARTSTELATIAEVSASTASVHLAKLKDLALVRLHVQGRHRYYSLADQRVAQALEALMVIGQNAAPTFKAHTPDRLQFARTCYDHMAGTLAVLLHDRLLEAGWLVQTDEQAYRLSDSGAAMFLGLNIEVQDLTTLRRKFACPCLDWSMRRPHLGGSLGAALLQTALKRKWVTQDLDSRALALTALGRKEIGARFGVEWPVDGQIKKSQPAPMRAHPINSDRTEYR
- a CDS encoding cytochrome P450; translated protein: MNPISAATHVDPYPYYAELRAGGGLSFHPDLKLWVASSARAVCAVLAHADCRVRPAREPVPKAIAASMAGKVFGQLMRMNDGERQRCPRSAIEPELAALDLDAVDRLVAARLITADADGVYKAMFRGPVCVVAALLGFTPAQARVVSELTADFVACLSPLSNDLQLAAANVAAEQLRGNFIELLAEPASDLLSAIQQRFVGDEETLIANLIGLCSQTFEACAGLIGNTLLALRRQPALRGESIDALLSEVQRFDPPVQNTRRFVATPCEIAGVRVEAGDVILLLLAAANRDPALNERPEEFLLNRENRRSFSFGSGRHQCPGQALALSIAGATVREILANGIDLNHLNWHYRPSLNGRVPMFSDVGA
- a CDS encoding Nramp family divalent metal transporter, encoding MKFSLPKIATAPFCPPEVAGSVAVDPNASFFKRVLRFAGPGLLVSIGYMDPGNWATAIEAGSRFGYSLLFVVLLASLAGMVVQCLCSRLGIATGRDLAQLSRERYSTPTARLQWVLAEISIIATDLAEVLGCALAFHLLLGCSLTFGIALTAFDTLLVLALQNRGFRRLEAIMLVLVATIGVCFFVELLLIKPYWPDVAQGFKPSLAAIGEAAPLYLAIGILGATVMPHNLYLHTSIVQTRMIGKDLASKQDAVKLARIDTIGSLALALLVNAAILILAAAAFHQSGHTDVVDIQDAYHLLDPLVGGALASVLFGVALLASGQSSTFTGTIAGQVIMEGYLNLRIPCWQRRLITRGLALIPAFIGVWLMGDNAIGKLLVLSQVVLSLQLPFALFPLIRMTNDEQLMGPFVNRWPTRVLAWGLFVVISGANSWLILQWAV